The following coding sequences lie in one Thermomicrobium sp. 4228-Ro genomic window:
- a CDS encoding AAA family ATPase, with product MAADRLSDELIRRIREDEAFRRQLLDVLLGEEFLHLPPTVHRIQEALERLIGTLEGERQAAAERQRRIDEQIERLGQRIDALATRVEAQIEALTQRMDRVEAQIEALTVRMERVEAQIEALTVRMERVEAQIEALTQRIDDLTVRMERVEAQIEALTVRMERVEAQIAALTQRVDDLTVRMERVEAQIEALTQRMERVEAQIEALTQRMERVEAQIEALTQRMERVEAQIAALTQRMERVEAQIAELTQELRFVRSRLDEYVGITLELRYHQRASAIFGRFLRRVRPGTAGDVSDQLVELLTEREAEEAFAIDLLVRGVPRSMPELGEVWIAIEVSSVVDRYDVERALRRAAILRRVHPRVLPAVAGERLTEGAGELAGNEAVLVVQDGRVSGWEDAAARWLARRHGETSG from the coding sequence GTGGCTGCTGATCGACTTTCGGACGAACTGATCCGTCGGATCCGCGAGGACGAGGCGTTCCGTCGCCAGTTGCTCGACGTCCTGCTCGGCGAGGAGTTTCTGCATCTTCCTCCGACCGTGCACCGGATCCAGGAGGCGCTCGAGCGGTTGATCGGGACGCTGGAAGGTGAGCGGCAGGCCGCTGCCGAGCGGCAGCGCAGGATCGACGAACAGATCGAGCGACTTGGCCAGCGCATCGACGCGCTGGCGACCCGCGTGGAGGCGCAGATCGAGGCCTTGACCCAGCGGATGGATCGGGTCGAGGCCCAGATCGAAGCACTCACCGTCCGGATGGAGCGAGTGGAAGCCCAGATCGAAGCTTTGACGGTCCGCATGGAACGGGTCGAAGCCCAGATCGAAGCGTTGACGCAACGGATCGATGACCTCACGGTGCGCATGGAGCGAGTCGAGGCGCAGATCGAAGCCCTGACTGTCCGGATGGAGCGGGTCGAGGCGCAGATCGCAGCGCTGACGCAGCGGGTCGATGACCTGACGGTTCGCATGGAACGGGTGGAGGCGCAGATCGAAGCCTTGACCCAGCGGATGGAACGGGTGGAGGCGCAGATCGAAGCCTTGACCCAGCGGATGGAACGGGTGGAGGCCCAGATCGAGGCCTTGACCCAGCGGATGGAACGGGTGGAGGCCCAGATCGCGGCCTTGACCCAACGGATGGAACGGGTGGAGGCCCAGATCGCGGAGCTGACTCAGGAACTTCGTTTCGTACGGAGTCGCCTGGACGAGTACGTTGGGATCACGCTCGAACTGCGCTACCACCAGCGTGCCAGTGCGATCTTCGGTCGGTTTCTCCGGCGTGTTCGCCCGGGTACAGCGGGAGACGTGAGCGACCAGCTTGTCGAGCTCTTGACCGAGCGGGAAGCTGAAGAGGCGTTCGCGATCGATCTCCTCGTGCGCGGAGTACCCCGGAGCATGCCTGAGCTCGGCGAGGTTTGGATCGCGATCGAAGTCTCCTCCGTGGTCGATCGGTACGACGTGGAGCGGGCGTTGCGACGGGCTGCGATCTTGCGACGTGTGCATCCACGCGTGCTCCCGGCGGTCGCAGGAGAACGCCTCACGGAAGGGGCTGGGGAACTCGCTGGCAACGAGGCGGTACTGGTCGTTCAGGATGGCAGGGTGAGCGGCTGGGAAGATGCGGCTGCGCGCTGGCTCGCGCGTCGTCATGGCGAGACGAGCGGCTGA
- a CDS encoding molybdopterin-dependent oxidoreductase, whose translation MTATTETRLVTVTIDGQQYTVPEGMTILEACRMVGIEVPNLCYQPLLRPWGSCRLCTVEILGRRGGLVESCAAQVRDGMEIATKSPACEEARRFVLQLYLIDHALDCPTCDKSGECYLQDNTYYHNVHTNPFRRPKLARPYKHLSQYIDYKWERCILCARCTRACDELIGVTAIEVLRRGLEGEIGSAWDVDLQQTTCTSCGMCIAVCPVGALTDRRFAHHPWELDATETICGFCDVGCTLNVEHNRGLVRRITHLWERGVNYGYTCVRGKWGYEQVQHPARLEAALVREGDELVPVPLAEALDRAAELLRVFRGPSFALLVSPERTNEDLYLLQRFARQVMQSPHVERLATPAHRAVDAALAASFGLPVSTNSVQEVFTDGECLLVVGPNIGEKAPVASYWHAWAELYREATLIVISPDEFPLFHRADVWLRIRPGSEALVLAAMARVIRDRGLARPVEGADGLPAFSAALDAADPAAAAEAAGVSLGALERAAVLYATGGRGEGEAPYPPSQIQHTLAHATSGDVYAAALWANALALLTGNVGRPGAGVVAFRGPANAQGALDMGCHPDWLPGYRPVTDAAAREEFARSWAETGGNGVGATVLPETPGLSFEELVEAIEGGEVRALYVAANSHAFAPPYDERFLAALERLDVLVVEDSFPSPLVERAHIVLPAAMFLEQDGTMTNADRAVQRLRRAVDPPGEARPSWQLVQELARRLGYNWNARHAVHVFHDIVQTVPVYRGMTFPRLERGPVAWPAAPSTGPVRQTLRIGQKVPGGGWAVWLGSGIALSEAWLRPDAPPLAGRLRFRVP comes from the coding sequence ATGACGGCGACCACGGAAACCCGCCTCGTCACCGTCACGATCGATGGACAGCAGTATACCGTGCCGGAGGGGATGACGATCCTCGAGGCATGCCGGATGGTCGGTATCGAGGTGCCCAATCTCTGCTATCAACCGCTCCTCCGGCCCTGGGGTTCCTGCCGCCTCTGCACGGTGGAAATCCTCGGCCGCCGTGGCGGGCTCGTCGAATCCTGCGCGGCTCAGGTCCGCGACGGCATGGAGATCGCGACCAAATCGCCGGCATGTGAAGAGGCGCGGCGCTTCGTCCTGCAGCTCTATCTCATCGATCATGCGCTCGATTGCCCGACGTGCGACAAGTCAGGCGAGTGCTACTTGCAGGACAACACGTACTATCACAACGTCCACACCAATCCCTTCCGGCGGCCGAAGTTGGCGCGACCCTACAAGCACCTCAGTCAGTACATCGACTACAAGTGGGAGCGCTGCATTCTCTGCGCACGCTGCACCCGCGCGTGCGACGAGCTGATCGGCGTAACCGCGATCGAGGTGTTGCGACGCGGGCTGGAAGGAGAGATCGGCAGCGCCTGGGATGTCGACCTCCAGCAGACGACCTGTACGTCCTGCGGTATGTGCATCGCCGTCTGTCCGGTCGGGGCGTTGACCGACCGGCGATTCGCTCACCATCCCTGGGAGCTGGATGCGACCGAGACGATCTGCGGCTTCTGCGATGTCGGTTGCACGCTCAACGTCGAGCACAACCGGGGGTTGGTGCGGCGTATCACGCACCTTTGGGAACGCGGGGTGAACTACGGGTACACCTGTGTCCGCGGCAAGTGGGGATACGAGCAGGTGCAGCACCCGGCACGCCTGGAGGCAGCACTCGTCCGGGAGGGAGACGAGCTGGTGCCGGTCCCGCTCGCGGAAGCGCTCGACCGGGCAGCGGAGCTGTTGCGCGTCTTCCGCGGGCCGTCCTTCGCCCTGCTCGTCTCGCCGGAGCGAACCAACGAGGATCTCTATCTCCTGCAGCGGTTCGCGCGCCAGGTGATGCAGTCGCCGCACGTCGAGCGGCTGGCGACGCCGGCACACCGTGCGGTCGACGCAGCGCTCGCTGCGAGTTTCGGCCTCCCGGTGAGTACGAACTCGGTGCAGGAGGTCTTCACCGATGGTGAGTGTCTCCTCGTCGTCGGCCCCAACATCGGCGAGAAGGCACCGGTCGCGAGTTATTGGCATGCCTGGGCCGAACTCTATCGGGAGGCAACGCTGATCGTCATCAGTCCGGACGAGTTCCCGCTCTTCCACCGGGCCGACGTGTGGCTGCGGATCCGTCCCGGCAGCGAGGCGCTTGTCCTGGCTGCCATGGCGCGGGTCATCCGTGACCGTGGGCTCGCCCGGCCGGTCGAGGGTGCCGACGGCTTGCCGGCGTTCTCGGCGGCGCTCGACGCGGCCGACCCAGCCGCGGCTGCCGAGGCAGCTGGAGTCAGTCTCGGTGCGCTTGAGCGGGCAGCGGTGCTCTATGCGACCGGTGGGCGTGGTGAGGGAGAAGCCCCCTACCCGCCGAGCCAGATCCAGCACACGCTGGCCCACGCGACGAGCGGTGACGTCTACGCCGCGGCGCTGTGGGCGAACGCTCTCGCGCTCCTCACTGGCAACGTCGGCCGGCCCGGTGCTGGCGTCGTCGCCTTCCGTGGGCCGGCGAATGCCCAAGGCGCACTCGATATGGGTTGTCACCCGGACTGGCTCCCCGGCTACCGACCGGTGACCGACGCTGCTGCCCGGGAGGAGTTCGCTCGGTCCTGGGCTGAGACCGGGGGGAACGGAGTCGGGGCGACGGTGCTCCCCGAAACTCCCGGTCTGTCGTTCGAGGAACTGGTGGAAGCGATCGAAGGGGGTGAGGTGCGGGCGCTGTACGTCGCCGCCAATTCCCACGCGTTCGCACCGCCGTACGACGAGCGCTTCCTTGCAGCGCTGGAGCGGCTCGATGTGCTCGTGGTCGAGGACAGTTTTCCGAGCCCGCTCGTCGAGCGCGCGCACATCGTGCTGCCGGCTGCGATGTTCCTCGAACAGGACGGGACGATGACGAATGCTGACCGGGCTGTCCAGCGGCTCCGGCGCGCGGTCGATCCGCCTGGGGAGGCACGACCGAGCTGGCAGCTCGTTCAGGAACTGGCGCGACGTTTGGGCTACAACTGGAACGCTCGGCATGCCGTACACGTCTTCCACGATATCGTGCAGACCGTGCCGGTCTATCGCGGCATGACGTTCCCGCGCCTGGAGCGTGGTCCGGTCGCCTGGCCGGCGGCACCGTCGACCGGGCCGGTCCGGCAGACCCTGCGCATCGGCCAGAAGGTGCCTGGTGGTGGCTGGGCCGTTTGGCTCGGGAGCGGTATCGCGCTGAGCGAAGCCTGGCTGCGGCCCGACGCGCCGCCGCTGGCTGGCCGGCTGCGCTTCCGCGTGCCCTGA
- a CDS encoding Glu/Leu/Phe/Val family dehydrogenase: MAIAVPEQSLFAIAVEQFDQAADLIGLEDELRQILRTCKRELIVHFPVEMDDGSIKVFTGYRVHHNVAAGPAKGGIRYHPNVTLDEVKALAMWMTWKCAIMGLPFGGAKGGVCVDPKTLSPGELQNLTRRYATEISILLGPDQDIPAPDVNTNPQVMAWILDTYSMHRNAGVTVPAVVTGKPLLLGGSAGRLEATGRGVVYAIEEAAKAYGIDLTQARVVVQGFGNVGSIAASLLAELGSRIVAVSDSRGGIYNPNGLDIRTVLDFKQRTGTVVGFPEAEPVTNEELLELPCDILIPAALEEQITEANAGRIRARLIAEAANGPTTPEADRILADRGVIVLPDIYANAGGVTVSYFEWVQGLQHFFWSEEEVNNRLRAIMVRAFQAIYATAERYRVPLRLAALALAVQRVAEITRLRGIYP, translated from the coding sequence ATGGCGATCGCGGTTCCCGAGCAGAGTCTCTTCGCTATCGCTGTCGAGCAGTTCGACCAGGCGGCTGACCTCATCGGCCTGGAGGACGAGCTGCGGCAGATTTTGCGCACCTGCAAGCGCGAGTTGATCGTTCATTTCCCAGTGGAGATGGATGATGGTTCGATCAAGGTGTTCACCGGGTATCGGGTGCACCATAACGTTGCCGCCGGGCCAGCCAAAGGCGGAATCCGCTATCACCCGAACGTTACCCTGGACGAGGTCAAGGCGCTGGCGATGTGGATGACCTGGAAATGCGCCATCATGGGCTTGCCGTTCGGCGGTGCCAAGGGCGGTGTGTGTGTCGATCCGAAGACGCTCTCCCCAGGCGAACTGCAAAACCTCACCCGGCGTTACGCTACCGAGATCTCGATTCTCCTCGGGCCGGATCAGGATATCCCAGCACCGGACGTCAACACGAATCCGCAGGTGATGGCCTGGATCCTCGATACCTACAGCATGCACCGGAATGCAGGCGTCACCGTTCCAGCAGTCGTGACCGGCAAACCGCTCCTGCTCGGCGGCTCGGCCGGCCGCCTCGAGGCCACGGGGCGCGGCGTCGTCTATGCGATCGAAGAAGCAGCCAAGGCCTACGGCATCGACCTGACCCAAGCCCGGGTGGTCGTTCAGGGGTTCGGAAACGTCGGCTCCATCGCTGCGTCGCTCCTCGCCGAACTGGGCAGCCGCATCGTGGCCGTCTCCGATTCACGAGGCGGGATCTACAACCCGAACGGACTCGACATCCGGACGGTGCTCGATTTCAAGCAGCGAACCGGAACCGTAGTCGGGTTTCCAGAAGCAGAACCGGTCACGAACGAAGAACTTCTCGAGTTACCGTGCGACATCCTGATCCCAGCAGCACTCGAGGAGCAGATCACCGAGGCGAACGCAGGCCGTATCCGAGCGCGCCTGATCGCCGAGGCGGCGAACGGCCCGACGACCCCTGAGGCGGATCGGATTCTGGCGGACCGTGGTGTGATCGTGCTGCCCGACATTTACGCCAACGCCGGTGGCGTGACCGTCTCCTATTTCGAATGGGTGCAGGGGCTTCAGCACTTTTTCTGGAGCGAGGAGGAAGTGAACAATCGGCTCCGCGCGATTATGGTCCGTGCCTTTCAGGCGATCTATGCGACGGCCGAACGGTATCGTGTTCCCCTGCGTCTCGCCGCTCTCGCCCTCGCTGTCCAGCGGGTCGCCGAGATCACGCGTCTCCGCGGCATCTACCCGTGA
- the gatB gene encoding Asp-tRNA(Asn)/Glu-tRNA(Gln) amidotransferase subunit GatB, translating to MELETVIGLEVHAQLLTRSKMFCGCSADYAGAPPNTHVCPVCLGLPGSLPVINRRAVEMTVMTGLALGCRIPPFSKFDRKNYMYPDLPKGYQISQYDLPLCVEGALEFLVDGERRRVRIRRVHLEEDTARLVHRTVAGESYSLIDMNRSGVPLIEIVTEPDLRSPEEARLFLQALRQVLRYLGVSTGNMEEGAFRCDANISQRTRDGQQQWPKTEIKNLNSFRSVERALAYEEQRQRAAIERGESLVQETRGWLEDQAITVTQRAKEYPDDYRYFPEPDLPPIFLTEDDLARLRAAMPELPLARWERFQEEYGLGPHEAALLTEERAVADYFEACVAGDRSLAREAANWITGELFALMRERGRSISEVGVQPRQLRQLIELVRRGTISTLTAKELLTAVSETGTDPEVLVAERGLAQVSDEAQLREIVQRVLAENPKAVADYRKGKTAAIGFLLGQVNRALGGRANPAVARRLLEEALQQPVE from the coding sequence GTGGAGCTCGAGACGGTCATCGGCCTGGAAGTGCACGCCCAGCTGTTGACCCGCTCGAAGATGTTCTGCGGTTGCTCAGCTGACTACGCTGGAGCACCACCCAACACGCACGTCTGCCCGGTGTGCCTGGGTCTGCCCGGCTCATTGCCGGTCATCAACCGGCGTGCAGTCGAGATGACCGTCATGACGGGACTGGCACTCGGTTGCCGCATCCCGCCCTTCAGCAAGTTCGACCGAAAGAACTACATGTATCCTGACTTGCCCAAGGGCTATCAGATTTCGCAGTACGACCTCCCGCTCTGCGTCGAGGGCGCGTTGGAGTTCCTGGTCGATGGCGAACGGCGCCGTGTGCGTATCCGACGCGTGCATCTCGAAGAGGACACCGCCCGACTCGTGCACCGTACTGTCGCTGGCGAGAGTTACAGTCTGATCGACATGAACCGCTCCGGAGTGCCGCTGATCGAGATCGTTACTGAACCCGATCTCCGCTCACCGGAGGAAGCGCGGCTCTTCCTGCAGGCACTGCGGCAAGTGCTCCGGTACCTTGGTGTCTCGACCGGCAACATGGAGGAAGGAGCATTCCGCTGCGACGCCAACATTTCCCAGCGCACCCGCGACGGTCAGCAACAGTGGCCGAAGACCGAAATCAAAAATCTGAACAGCTTCCGCTCGGTCGAGCGGGCGCTGGCCTACGAGGAACAGCGACAGCGTGCAGCGATCGAGCGCGGTGAGTCGCTCGTCCAGGAGACCCGCGGCTGGCTCGAGGATCAGGCGATCACGGTCACCCAGCGTGCCAAGGAGTACCCGGACGACTACCGGTACTTTCCTGAACCGGATCTCCCGCCGATCTTCTTGACCGAGGACGACCTCGCGCGTCTCCGTGCAGCGATGCCGGAACTTCCCTTGGCTCGCTGGGAACGCTTCCAGGAGGAATACGGGCTGGGGCCGCATGAGGCGGCGCTCCTCACCGAAGAGCGAGCCGTCGCCGACTACTTCGAGGCGTGCGTGGCTGGAGACCGCAGCCTCGCGCGCGAGGCGGCCAACTGGATCACGGGCGAGCTGTTCGCGCTGATGCGCGAGCGTGGCCGGAGCATCTCCGAGGTCGGAGTGCAACCACGCCAGCTGCGACAGCTCATCGAGCTGGTTCGGCGAGGAACCATCAGTACGCTCACCGCCAAGGAACTCCTCACGGCGGTCAGCGAGACGGGAACCGACCCGGAGGTGCTCGTCGCCGAGCGCGGGCTCGCCCAGGTAAGCGACGAGGCGCAGCTCCGCGAGATCGTCCAGCGCGTACTGGCCGAGAACCCGAAGGCGGTCGCTGACTATCGGAAAGGCAAGACAGCCGCTATCGGTTTTCTGCTCGGCCAGGTCAATCGCGCGCTCGGCGGTCGGGCAAATCCAGCGGTCGCACGCCGGCTCCTGGAGGAAGCACTCCAGCAACCGGTCGAGTGA
- a CDS encoding NuoI/complex I 23 kDa subunit family protein — protein MMVLQDIRGFLVTLRHFFQRPVTIQYPEEKREQAPRFRGLPALRSDPETGEALCVACGLCARICPTSCLEMHVVPSEEGDRELGEFILRAGRCMYCGLCAQVCPVDAITMSGEYEQAVLDREGLIYVKTELAAIGSQRPSWWEADGGLGSER, from the coding sequence ATGATGGTCCTGCAGGACATTCGCGGATTTCTGGTCACGCTCCGTCACTTCTTCCAGCGTCCGGTGACTATCCAGTATCCGGAAGAGAAACGCGAGCAGGCGCCGCGGTTCCGCGGACTACCGGCCTTGCGCTCGGACCCGGAAACAGGGGAAGCGCTCTGCGTCGCCTGTGGGCTCTGCGCGCGGATCTGTCCGACGAGCTGCCTGGAGATGCACGTCGTGCCCTCCGAGGAGGGTGACCGGGAGCTCGGCGAGTTCATCCTGCGTGCGGGCCGTTGCATGTACTGTGGTCTCTGTGCACAGGTCTGCCCGGTCGATGCCATCACGATGAGTGGTGAATACGAGCAAGCGGTGCTCGATCGCGAGGGGCTCATCTACGTCAAGACCGAACTCGCCGCCATCGGCTCACAGCGGCCGAGCTGGTGGGAGGCAGACGGTGGGCTGGGGTCGGAACGGTAG
- a CDS encoding metallophosphoesterase family protein: protein MRVLVVADVHGNLAALEAVLAAAGAVDRVWCLGDIVGYGPRPRECVERIRDLAGPACVLGNHDAACLGRLPLDGFNPVARYALRWTMLQLGPEHRAYLESVPETFVLGEVTLVHGSLRAPIWEYVLSSEQALASFALLRTRLCFFGHTHVPFLLSEAGAQRGESPIRPGDGTVVELREGRYLVNPGSVGQPRDGDPRAAFAIWETDQQRVTFRRVPYNIEAVQAEMAAAGLPRLLIERLALGY, encoded by the coding sequence ATGCGGGTCCTCGTCGTCGCTGATGTCCATGGCAACCTCGCAGCGCTGGAAGCGGTCCTCGCCGCTGCAGGGGCGGTCGACCGTGTCTGGTGTCTCGGCGACATCGTCGGGTACGGGCCACGACCGCGCGAATGCGTCGAGCGGATTCGCGACCTGGCAGGACCTGCGTGTGTGCTCGGCAATCACGATGCGGCATGCCTCGGGCGCTTGCCGCTGGACGGCTTCAATCCGGTAGCGCGGTACGCACTGCGCTGGACGATGCTGCAACTCGGTCCGGAGCACCGGGCCTATCTCGAGAGCGTGCCGGAGACGTTCGTGCTGGGAGAGGTGACGCTCGTGCACGGCAGCCTGCGTGCTCCTATCTGGGAATACGTCCTCTCGTCCGAACAGGCGCTGGCGAGCTTCGCACTGTTGCGTACCCGCTTGTGCTTCTTCGGGCATACCCACGTGCCGTTCCTACTCAGCGAGGCGGGGGCGCAGCGGGGAGAATCACCGATCCGGCCGGGTGACGGGACGGTCGTCGAACTGCGCGAGGGGCGGTATCTCGTCAACCCAGGGTCGGTGGGACAGCCGCGAGACGGTGATCCGCGAGCTGCGTTCGCGATTTGGGAGACCGACCAACAGCGGGTGACGTTTCGGCGCGTGCCGTACAATATCGAAGCGGTGCAGGCCGAGATGGCGGCTGCAGGGCTCCCCCGGCTGCTCATCGAACGCCTCGCGCTCGGATACTGA
- a CDS encoding NAD-binding protein, protein MKIIIVGCGRVGAKLAADFADEGHQVSVVDLRQIAFRRLPLGFRGQLVLGTGIDEDVLRNAGIQQADVFIAVTDSDNTNIMAAQIAQVIYQVPKVILRIYDPERAEIYRDLGLTVICPTRTVSEMIEEAVRNHVASGESH, encoded by the coding sequence GTGAAGATCATCATCGTCGGTTGTGGCCGAGTCGGAGCCAAGCTCGCAGCAGATTTTGCGGACGAGGGACATCAGGTCTCGGTCGTCGATCTCCGGCAGATTGCGTTCCGGCGACTCCCGCTAGGATTCCGCGGCCAGCTCGTGCTCGGTACCGGTATCGACGAGGATGTACTCCGCAATGCTGGTATCCAGCAGGCGGACGTGTTCATCGCAGTGACCGACAGTGATAATACGAACATCATGGCTGCACAGATCGCTCAGGTGATCTACCAGGTTCCGAAAGTGATTCTCCGCATTTATGATCCGGAGCGCGCGGAAATCTACCGCGATCTCGGGCTGACGGTCATCTGTCCGACCCGGACAGTGTCGGAGATGATCGAAGAAGCGGTGCGGAACCACGTAGCGAGCGGAGAATCGCACTGA
- a CDS encoding potassium channel family protein: MYIIVVGGGKVGYYLTKTLVNEGYEVFLIEKNPVKVQLYRDRFGAIVMQGDGAEVATLAAAGAGRADVVIAVTGDDEDNLVICQVARERFGVRRTIARVNNPKNEELFRRLGIDVTVSQTNVILSLIEQQIPERPFVHLLALRHADLAIVEAKVAEQSPVVHQPIWQLPLPPESIITAILRRGEVIIPSGQTVIEPGDELIIVTKQQREAELRELLCAPATA, from the coding sequence ATGTACATTATCGTCGTGGGTGGCGGGAAAGTCGGCTACTATCTCACGAAAACACTGGTGAACGAGGGATACGAGGTTTTCCTCATCGAAAAGAACCCTGTCAAGGTACAGCTCTATCGCGACCGCTTCGGCGCGATCGTGATGCAGGGTGACGGGGCAGAAGTGGCGACGCTAGCTGCAGCGGGAGCCGGGCGGGCTGACGTGGTGATCGCGGTGACAGGTGACGATGAAGACAATTTGGTCATCTGTCAGGTGGCGCGCGAGCGCTTCGGGGTGCGTCGGACGATCGCACGCGTCAATAACCCGAAGAACGAGGAGCTCTTCCGCCGACTCGGTATCGACGTGACGGTGAGCCAGACGAACGTGATCCTCAGCTTGATCGAGCAGCAGATACCGGAACGTCCCTTCGTCCACTTGTTGGCTCTGCGGCATGCCGATCTGGCGATCGTCGAGGCGAAAGTTGCCGAGCAATCGCCAGTCGTCCACCAGCCGATCTGGCAATTGCCGTTGCCCCCCGAGTCGATCATCACCGCGATCCTGCGGCGCGGCGAGGTCATTATCCCCAGCGGTCAGACCGTCATCGAGCCTGGTGACGAGTTGATCATCGTGACCAAGCAGCAGCGCGAAGCTGAGTTGCGCGAGCTGCTGTGCGCTCCGGCGACCGCGTGA
- a CDS encoding universal stress protein, whose amino-acid sequence MARVYRRVIVPVSGSPDDERAIDLAAAVCAGSDTTLILVYVVEVPQRYALDVELPEQIEQGSQILERAAEYAQRVARGKWKRVMTELLQARVAGAAIVDEAIERAADAIIMATRSRWTFGVLTQGETLPYILDNAPCDVVVVRVADQGEARA is encoded by the coding sequence GTGGCGCGGGTCTATCGCCGGGTGATCGTCCCGGTGAGCGGGTCGCCCGACGACGAGCGGGCGATCGATCTGGCAGCGGCCGTCTGCGCGGGGAGCGACACGACGCTGATTCTCGTGTATGTCGTCGAGGTGCCGCAGCGGTACGCCTTGGACGTGGAATTGCCCGAACAGATCGAACAGGGATCGCAGATCCTCGAGCGCGCAGCGGAGTACGCCCAGCGTGTGGCCCGCGGGAAGTGGAAGCGCGTGATGACCGAGCTGCTCCAGGCACGGGTCGCTGGAGCGGCGATCGTCGACGAAGCGATCGAGCGCGCTGCCGATGCCATCATCATGGCGACGCGGAGCCGCTGGACGTTCGGCGTGCTGACGCAAGGAGAGACGTTACCATATATCCTCGATAATGCACCGTGCGACGTGGTCGTTGTCCGCGTCGCCGATCAGGGTGAGGCGCGAGCGTGA
- a CDS encoding aspartate ammonia-lyase gives MAVETVRIERDSLGEVEVPVDALYGAQTARAVRNFPISGLRPHPDFIVATAQVKLAAARVNHRAGRLTDEQARAIEQAAQEIIEGLWHEHFVVDPYQAGAGTSHNMNTNEVIANRANEILGGRRGEYKPVHPNDHVNLGQSSNDVIPTAGRIALLRATPKLIEALRKLGEAFCQKAQEFGNLTKTGRTHLQDAVPIRLGDEFTGYGSALKRAADRVAEARLALTEINLGATALGTGINAFPGYRAQVAEELSRITGFSLRPARNTFEITQSHADFAHLSGAIRNAALEVIRISSDIRLLGSGPRAGLGEIILPPVQPGSSIMPGKVNPSIAEMVNMVAFQVVGYDHAVSLGVLSGQLDLNVWTPLIIYNLLWATDILTNALEVFRTRCVEGIRANEARLAELAHGSIALATILTPRIGYLRAAEIAKKAWETGKFVRDVVIEEGVLSPEEADEILDPVKMALPQDPDANQC, from the coding sequence ATGGCTGTCGAGACGGTGCGGATCGAGCGTGACTCGCTCGGGGAGGTCGAGGTTCCGGTCGATGCGCTCTACGGCGCGCAGACGGCTCGCGCCGTCCGGAACTTTCCGATCAGCGGCTTGCGGCCGCATCCGGACTTCATCGTCGCCACAGCGCAGGTGAAGCTGGCAGCAGCTCGGGTCAACCACCGGGCCGGGCGACTGACCGATGAGCAGGCGCGGGCGATCGAGCAGGCAGCCCAGGAGATCATCGAGGGACTCTGGCACGAGCACTTCGTCGTCGATCCCTACCAGGCTGGGGCTGGTACCTCACACAACATGAATACGAACGAGGTGATCGCCAACCGAGCCAACGAGATCCTCGGTGGGCGGCGTGGCGAGTACAAGCCGGTACATCCCAACGACCACGTCAATCTCGGCCAGTCGTCGAACGACGTCATCCCGACAGCAGGACGGATCGCCTTACTGCGCGCGACGCCGAAGCTGATCGAGGCCTTGCGCAAGCTGGGTGAAGCGTTCTGTCAGAAGGCGCAGGAGTTCGGGAACCTGACCAAGACCGGGCGGACGCATCTCCAGGACGCGGTGCCGATCCGGCTCGGCGACGAGTTCACCGGCTATGGATCGGCGCTCAAGCGTGCGGCTGATCGGGTTGCGGAGGCTCGTCTGGCATTGACCGAGATCAATCTCGGGGCGACAGCGCTCGGTACCGGCATCAATGCGTTCCCAGGCTATCGTGCTCAGGTTGCGGAAGAACTGAGCCGCATCACCGGTTTTTCGCTGCGTCCGGCACGGAACACGTTCGAGATCACGCAGAGCCACGCCGACTTTGCGCACCTGTCCGGTGCGATCCGCAACGCTGCGCTCGAAGTGATCCGCATCTCGAGCGATATCCGGTTGCTCGGATCGGGTCCGCGAGCCGGGCTCGGTGAAATCATCCTGCCACCGGTTCAGCCGGGCTCCTCGATCATGCCCGGTAAGGTCAACCCCTCGATCGCCGAGATGGTCAATATGGTCGCCTTCCAGGTGGTCGGCTACGACCATGCCGTGTCGCTCGGCGTGCTTTCCGGCCAGCTCGACCTCAATGTCTGGACACCGCTCATCATCTACAACCTGCTCTGGGCGACCGACATCCTGACCAACGCGCTCGAGGTGTTCCGTACTCGCTGCGTCGAAGGTATCCGGGCCAACGAAGCGCGGCTGGCTGAGCTGGCGCATGGCAGCATCGCGCTGGCGACGATCCTCACGCCACGGATCGGATATCTCCGGGCAGCTGAGATCGCCAAGAAGGCCTGGGAAACCGGCAAGTTCGTGCGTGACGTCGTGATCGAGGAGGGTGTCCTCTCGCCGGAGGAGGCTGACGAGATTCTGGATCCGGTCAAGATGGCGTTGCCGCAGGACCCGGATGCGAACCAGTGCTGA